The segment ATAAATAAAAATCACCTTATTATCAACTCTATTAGTAGCAAAACTTTTAATGCCTTTAATTAAATTGCTTTTCCTAGAGATACTCCTATATCCCCATATATTATTAAAACCAACATAATTACTCTCAACTACATTTTTATAAATAGATTTCTGTCCTTTATATTGAATATCTTCATACTCTTTAGGGAAAGTGCCGATAAAAGGTGCTGACAATATCTCAAGATTCAAGTTATTTATCGCAAGTAATCCATCAATAAGATTCCACTGAAGCTTATTAGCAGCATAATGTACTGTCCCTTTTGATTTTTTAAGAATCTCATTTTCTATTGTGTTATCAAAAACTCCACCTAAAAACAAAACATTCATTAGCTACACTCCAAATCTCATTCAAATAATAAAACTTCTTAAACCTCAAAATATTCTCTCTATCATTAGTCTAAAACTTCTATAACAACCTCTTCTTCGTAGCATTAAACATGTATCCTATCTGACAATTTATACTCTTCATCAATGACAATTTCTGTTTTTTTCTTAAGCACCAAAAATATCTCTTTGCATTCTTAAATTTATTACTAGACACTGAATTTTCTGCGACTCTATACATTGCTAAGTTCTCATCTAACCCATAGGCAATATGACCTTCTCTTAAATATTTCATCCAAGTTAATACATCTTCTAAATATCCTACTTCTACTCTTATATCACCGAGTATTTCTTTATCCATAACAACTGTTAAGTTGCCAATAATTGTGTTTTTAAGATATTTATTATAGTTAATCTTCTCTGGCACTTTAAAAATTTTCTTTTTATCTAAAGGTTTATCACTCATAATTTCATACGAAGTAAAAGTAAACCCATATTTGTTTTCAAGCATAAATTCAAGCTGTCTTTCTAACTTATTTGGCTTCCAAGTATCATCAGAATCCAAAAAAGCAACAAATCTACCTTGCGATAATTCTAACGCTTTATTTCTTGCAGCTGCAGCTCCTGCATTCTTTTCTTGGTTAAACAATTTGATTCTAGGATCTTTCTTTGCATAAGACTCTACAATAAATTGTGTGTTATCAGTTGATTTGTCATTAACGATAATCATTTCCCAGTTCTGATATGTCTGATTTAAGACACTTCCTATACATTCTTCTATGTACTCTGCACAATTGTATGCAGGAGTAATTACAGATACTAAATGATTGGATTTATTGGTCGTCTCCCTCATTTCAATTTACCTACCCTTCCTAATTATTTCTCCGTCAACTCAATAGATTCTCTAAATGATCTAATTCGGTAATTCGCCTTATCATAGTCACTCATTGACTTCTCATAAACCAAATTGCCGAATACCTTATTAACTACTCCTATACCAAACATCATTCTAATGAGCCAATTCATCCAACTGATCATCCAAATCTTCTTCCCATGAACCTCAGCAATCGTACTAACCAGTTCACTGGTCTTCACATAGTCCTTGTTCTGAGGGAAATACAACCCGCTTTCCTCATGTTCTATCATGACTTTTATGAACTCACAAAGATTATCTATATGAAGCATACTGCGCTCATTATCGAAGTCAGGAAATACCGCTATCTTCTTAGCCATGTTTGCGAGTCTAGGATAGTTCCCTTTAGACCCTTTCCCATAAATCATAGGCGGTCTAAGCACCACAGTCTTGAAGTCATCGGACTCTAAATGCTTGATTCCTTCCTCAGCCTGCAGCTTACTATTTCCATAGAAGTTACTCGGTGTTGGAACTGTATTTTTATCAATGATTCTCTTGCTGCTGCTATCACCATAGACTATAATGCTGCTCATAAAAATGAACTGCTTTACACCTTCTGCCTTGGCCTTCTCAGCAGTTTCAATCGTAAGGTCTCTATTCACTTTATAGTAGAGGTCTTCCATCTTTGGATCAGATGAAACATGAGCTATCCCGGCTACATGAAACACAACATCATATTGACTAAAGTCCTTCTCTTTCCATGATCCATCTTTCATATCAACAGTATCTACTTTATATTTATCAGGTTCTCTCATGAGCCAATTCTCAAAAGATGTACCTATGTAACTGTTCTTTCCGGTAATTAGTACTCGCTTCATTACTTCACCTCGTATAAGTTGGAAAGTTGGTATGTTGGAAGGGAAAAGATTAAAAACTCTTCCCCTTGTCTTTACTTGCTGTGCCTCCTTCTAATACTCCATCGCTTTTGAATACTGCAATGATTGTCCCAAAGAAGCACTTAACGTCCATCATAAGGCTCATTCTCTGAACATACTCTCCATCCAACTTAGCTTTAATTTCTATAGGTAACTCATCTCTACCATTAATCTGCGCCCAACCTGTAAGACCAACCGGCACGTCATTTGCACAGTATTTGTCTCTTTCTTCAATCAGGTCATACTGATTCCAAAGCGCAGGTCTTGGGCCGATGATACTCATTTCACCTTTAAAGATGTTAATGATCTGCGGTAACTCGTCTAGGCTTGTCTTTCTTAAGAACTTACCAACGTTTGTAATCCACTGATCTGGATTCTCTAAAAGATGAGTTGGCGTGTCCTTCGGCGTATCAATCCTCATTGTTCTAAACTTCAATATATGAAAATGACTCTTATGAATCCCGACTCTCTTCTGTTTAAAGAGAACAGGCCCAGGGGAGTCAACCTTGATTGCGATGATTAGGATTGCAAATATCGGAGAAAGGATGATTAGGCCGAGCGCAGATAAAATTATATCAATTAGGCGCTTTATTTTTAGATACATATTGTTAACCTCCGAATTTGCAATTTAGTTGGTCAGTTAGTCAGGAAGTTCAAAATCTTTTCCTGTCCAACTTTCTACTGTCCACTTGATAAACTTTTAATCAGTCCGCCAAGCAATCTACCAACTTCATCCATTCTCCTGTAAACTTCTTTGTAAACTACTTCATCTATATATCTCAAATCTTTTGCTAATAGCAACTGATACTTCGTTTCCTCCAAAGAACCACGTTTTTAGTGAAACTACTACCGGAAAACAAAATAAGGGACACACAGTGCCCCCATTCAATTTTCAAAATGCTGTTGGGAATTATCCTCAACCGGCATTGTATACTCTCCTTTTACACCAGGTTGTTATCCAGTCATCTTGCTTTCATCGTTTCTAAATTCAGGAAGGAAAGTCTGCAAAAACCCTTCGGTCTCATATTTATTGCGTGGGGTAATCCCTTTTCTTAAGTTATTTACCCTTTCTTCTATCAACTTACCATTTATATCATGAGGTCTAGCAACAAAAATCCGCTTATGATTTGTGGCATTTACCCCTTCTTCATCAGTCAGCAGTTCTTCGTAAAGTTTCTCCCCCGGCCTTATCCCTGTGACGACTATTTCGATATCTTCTTGCGGTTCGAAACCGGACAACCTAATCAAACTTTCAGCAAGGTCCATAATCTTCACCGGTTCTCCCATATCAAGTACGAAGATCTCGCCGCCCTTGGCCATTGCACCTGCTTGTATTACCAGTTGTACTGCTTCTGGGATGGTCATGAAGTATCTGACCATTTCTTCATGGGTGACGGTAACCGGGCCGCCTTCGGCAATTTGCTTTTTGAATAAGGGAACTACGCTCCCCCTACTGCCTAATACATTGCCAAACCTCACGGCTACAAAATTGGTGCTGCTTACCGTATCTAGATGTTGGATAACCATTTCCGCTACACGCTTAGAAGCACCCATAATACTGGTCGGGTTAACCGCTTTGTCGGTAGAGACGAAGACAAATTTATTTGCACCAAACTTATCCGCAGCACTGGCTACATTATATGTACCCATGACATTGTTCTTAATGGCCTCTTCGGGATTGACTTCCATTAAGGGCACATGCTTATGCGCTGCAGCATGGAACACTACTTTTGGGTTATGCAGTTTAAATACCTGTTCCACTGCCTGTTCATCTCTGACATCTTTGACAATAGGATAAATATCCAGCTGGGGAAAGCTATTGCTAAGCTCCATCTCGATATCATAAACATTATTTTCCGATACATCTAACAGCAGTAATTTCTTGGGCGAAAAGCCGGCAACCTGGCGGCATAACTCTGAACCGATGGAACCGCCGGCACCGGTAAGGAGAACAACTTCTCCTTTTAGGTAATGCGAAATACTATCTAAATCTACCTTGACAGGCGCTCTACCAAGTAAATCTTCTACCTGCACCTCTCTAATCTGGTTTATCGTTACATTGCCTTCAAGTAAGTCATACATCCCGGGAATTGTCTTAACACCGGCATCTGTCTTGTGGCAGATCTCAACTACTTCTCGAATCATCTTGCCTTCTGCTGAGGGCATCGCCAGCACAATCTCCTGCACACCATGCTGCTTTACTATATCAGGAATTTCTTCACGGCCGCCTAAGACCAGGCTTCCTAATATTTGCAGCTTCTTTTTAGAGGGATCATCGTCTATAAAACCAACTAAATTAATCTGGCCGTTATAGTGGTTTTTTAGTTCTTTGGCCACCATCGCTCCGGCGTCACCGGCACCAACTATTAGTATCGGTTTGCCACCCTTGGTCGGCCCCGGCTTTAAGCCGTAGTCTCTCAATAGCCGCCATCCTAAACGCGAACCACCGATTAGAAAGACATTTAGCAGCCATTGCAGGACAAATACTCCCCGGGAAAACTGCAGAGTGCCTGCACTAAAAAAGTAGGCTGCCGCAATAGCAATTACAGACCCTAAAGATACAGTGGAGGTTACCGCCAGTAATTCACCAATGCTGGCATATCTCCACAAACGGTTATAAAGACCGGTAAAATAAAAGGTCAGCACCAGGACGCCTGTGAATAACGGTAGGAGTTGATAGGACGAAGCCAAGTGGGCCGCGGGAATTTTAGAGAACCCGTCAAATCGTAATATTAAAGCTAAATACATAGCCAAATTGATCAAGACTGCATCAACCAGCATTAAAGCGATTATACGTCTAACTCTACTAACCACAGATAACACCCCTATTTCGTAACACCAACCCAATAATTAATCAGATAAGTTAAAGTCCTTAAAATACTCGATTGCAAAGGCCAAAAACACTCCTGCCATCAGACCCAGCACCGCGGCAATTGCCACATTTAGCTTACCGTTGGGTTTAACAGGAACGTTAGGAACGACGGCAGTTGTAAGCACTTTACTGCTCTTTATATTCTCAAGGTTTTCTTGTAAATTGCGTTGCTCCTCAGATAAGCTCCGCCTTGTTTCCTGATTTGACCTAAGTTCGCTGTAAAGATTAGTCTGGATAAAAGCCCTCTCTATTGAGGATAAGGACGTATTATTGTTAAGTTCTTCGATTGCTTGCTTCGCTAAATCGATAGTCGCTTGGGTGGTGCCAATTTCTGTTCCCACTGCAGCCATTTCTTCTTCTATATTCGCTTTATCATCTGCAATATCTTCCTGTTCTAGTTCGGCGTAAACTGCCATTAGTTTGTTAAGAATTGCAGCTGCTTCTTCAGGGTTGCTGTGTTTGATAGTTAAATCGATTACATTTAAGCCCTTAACCGGGCTGGCTGTCACTTTAGCGCTCAGTGTTTGTCCGCTTAATTCGGAATCAGCTTTTTCTGCTGCCTGCTGCAGCGTATCCGGCGCGGTCAGTACTTGTGCTGCCAGAGTTGTATTGGTATAATCCGAGCCGGTATAGTTTCCTAATTTCAATTTCGCTGAAGTTTGATAAACCGGTGTAATTAGCCCTGTTACCACCACTGCCGCAATTATTGCTGCGATAGTAATGCCGATGATCAACCATTTCCACTTAAATAATACAAGAATGATTTCCCGCAAGTCTATTTCATCTTGGTAATATTCTTTTTCGTGCTCCGCCATTCGTATGCCTCCAATATTATTGCAATTATTCTATAACTATTACATTGATATTCTACATTATCCGCGGTTTTCCTCCCAATTTGTGAAATTGGTTACATATAAGGGTAGTTGCCACTAGATGTGCTGTAAAACCTCATGTTAGAATACATTAATTCTTCGTAGTAAGGAAGTAATAAGTGCTGCTTTCCTGGTAATCGGCTGATGCGATGATGTTATGGTCTCATTGTTAAGCAGCTTTTGGCTGTTTTTTAATAATCTTGCCGCTGTATCGGCACCCGCTATTTCCTTCAGCTTATCTACCGCCTCCGACAGCAGGGGTGTCCTCCTTTTATCACTATGCGCATCACTGCTTAAAAAATGCACCATTCCATGCTTCACCAGCTTTTTAGCACATGACCCCACCTCTTGACCAAAGCAGCCCAAGAGACTGCCGCCATTTACCTGAGTGAGCACCCCTTTATCCAATAGTTTTACTAAGCAGTTAGGGTAAGCGATAATCCCACCATTTCGCTCCGGGTGGGCAATCACGGGAATTATCCCCTGCAGCATAATCTCGAAAATCACTTTATCAGCATAGGGCGGTATCTCTTGGAAAGGAAATTCTACCAATAAGTATTTGCTGCCGGCCAAGGTATTAAGCCTTCCCTCTTTTAGGTCACGCGGGGTCTCAGGTGTCAGGTAGACCTCCATACCCGGGTAGAGGGTAATGCCTAATTTCTCTGCCTCGGGGCGGATCAACTCAAGTTTGGCCGCTATTTCTGCTTTTGTTGGATGGTATCTGATATCCTCGTAATGCGGTGTGGTAATTATCTCTTTAATACCATCAGCGGCAGCGATGCGAAGCATTTCTACTGCTGTATCTATATCTTTAGCTCCATCATCAATACCGGGTAGTATATGGCAGTGAATATCAATCATCTTTGGACCTCCCTTTCTATGCTGTTCACGAATCATAATAGTGGTAGTAATAATAATCTTTGCCTTTGGCTTTTACCTTATTTAGTACGGCACCGATGACTTTGGCACCGGCGCTATTTAACAGTTTCTTCGCTTCGTTGACCATATCTACATTGGAATCGTAGGCCTTGACTACCAGGACAACTCCATCTACTAAAGCACCGGCCACCATCGCATCTGTCACGGCAATTACCGGCGGGCAGTCAATTATAATCTGGTCATAAGTACCACGGATATTTTGGAGAAAGTCCTTCATTCCCTCTGACCCCAATAGTTCGGACGGATTGGGTGGAATGGGACCGCAGGTGATTACATTGAGGCCATAAATACCGGTCTCTTGAATGACCTCTTCCGGTAGCAGGTGCTCTACCAACAGATTGGTAACACCCATGATATTGGTGAGACCGAAAATCTTATGCTGTACCGGTTTACGCATATCACAGTCTATCACCAGCGTCTTTTGACCGGCTTGGGCCATAGTCACCGCCACATTGGCGGCGGTGGTGGATTTCCCTTCACCGGGGCCGGCACTGGTAAACATGATGCTCTGAAGTTGACCGCTGGCCTGGGAATATTTAAGATTAGTGCGAATTAAGCGGTAGGCCTCTGAAGCAGCGGTCTTTGGCTGCTTGTAGGTTACCAGCCAGCGTTCCTTCTTTGATTTTTGCTGGGATGAAAACATATCACCATCTCCTTAAGGTCACTAGCCAAGGTCGTTTTCGTGGGCGGGCACACTGCCCAATACCGGCAGTCCGGTACGCTTCTGCAGGTCTGCCGCTGATTTCACACTGGTATCAAAAAATTCCAATAAGAATGCTAAAAATACCGACAGCATTATACCCAGCACCACGGCAATGGCTATATTCATCTGCTTATTGGGTTTAATTGGATTAACCGGGGTTACCGCCGGTGACATTATCTGCAGGGTATTTTGGCCGATATCAATGGACTTGGCCAATTGGGTCTGGGTCATTTTTTCAAGTAATAGGGCGTAGGTCTGTTCATGGCGCTCTAATTCGCGAGTGAGATTATTTTCCTTGGCCCTTTTTTCTGCCAAGTCGGCCTGCAAGCCGACCAGTTCCTTTTGCAGACTGCCGATGGTGCGCTCTACCGAGCTTAATTCTGCCTGCTTTTCTATCAATATTACCTGACGCTCCTGGAGTTTGGCCACCAGCGCACTGTATTCGGGATTGGGATTTTGCACTTCAACGATGGTATCACCGCCTGCAGTAGGAACCGGGGCAACCTCCTGGTAAGTGAGGGTTTCCGGCACTTCCTCAAGCTGGGAATTAATACGGGCGACACCGGTATGGTAGCGTTCTAGCTCTACCTGCAAGGCATAGTATTTGGAACGATAGGACGCTAAGTTTGCGGTGACGCTTTTCACTTCACTATCCAAAAACTCGACACTGCGGGGCTGGGATTGAAAGTTTCTCAGCTTTTTGCTGACCACCTCGAGTTTTACTTCCTCGTCATCGATCAATTCCTGCATAAAGTCCACTGATTGGTTCATCTGCTCTTGAATAGTATCAGTAATAAACTTGACATACTCCCCGCTTAAAGTATTGGCGATCTTAGCGGCCAGATGCGGGTCGCTATTGGTGACGGTAATCTGGATCAGATTGGTATCGGATATGGCGGAGACGCTAATCATCCGGCCCAGGGAGGAAACATTATAAAGGCTCTTATCTAACTCTAGCTCGTCAATAACTTTGGTCAGCAGGCCCTGGTTTTTTACCTGGCTGACATAGTTTTTCATGGTCATCTGCGGTATCTGGGAAACTGTATTTACTACATCCTCAAGGTTCGAGATATCTTTATTTAAAGTCTGGGTCTGACTGGCCTGCCGCACCAACAGCTGTGTCCTTGCTTGGTACACCGGCGGCAGCACGAAAAAGCTCATCACGCCGCTGGTGGCGGTCGCCAAAATGGTGAGGGCTATAATTAGCCACTTCCACTTAAGAAGCACCTTTAATATTTCCCGCAGGTCTATTTCAAACTCATCAGCTAATTCCTCTCGCTGTTTCTCTATTTCGGTCATTCTCCTTACCTCCTAGCTGTCTGATATGCCCAATAATTGCAGGATGTCTTTCCGATCCTTTTGTCCATATAGCACTGCTTCTGCTTCCTGAGCCATCTGTAACGCCCTGGGGCCAAACTGCTCATCATCCTTTATTTCTAAGAAAATGGCGTGTGCCTGCCAATAATTCTCCAGTAAGAGATACCCCTGGGCCTGGGTCAGCTTTAATAATGGCGTCGGCGCCAGTTCTCTTCCCTGCCAGCGCACTGCCGGGTCGGGACTGATGGAAGCTATCTTTTGCTCCAGCTGTCGCGGCAGCTCCACCGCCTGCTCGATCATCAGCAGTGCCTTATCCCGCCGGCCTTCTTTTAGCAGCCGTACCCCGGATGTGTAATAGGAGCGGCTTAGTATCTCGTAACTATTAACATCCAGCGGATTTATTTCCACAATTCTTTCAGTATGCTTCAATGCTTCCGCCATATCGTCAAGTAATAGGTAAGCATTTACCAGGCCCTGCTGCACGGGCACGCTGTATTTGCCTTTTAGCGCGGCTTCTCCGGCAATTTTCCGGGCCTGCACTCTTTTTTCTGCATCTTTAGCTTTTAGGCCGATGGCGGCGTTTACCTGGGCTAAATCAGCCAGATAGTTTGGCTGCCAGGGGTTTAATCGATGCGCTTTTTCTAAGTAATCTCTGGCAGCGTAAAGCTCCTGGGCTGCCATGGCCCTGGCCCCTTGGGCCGCCGTCACTCCGGCGCGGTACATGAAGTTGGCGGGAATAAATAAGGCCAGGGTGATTATTAGTGCGGCCACCGGCATCAACCACCACGGCGGCGTTAATTTAATCTCGGGGATGCTAAACCAGGAATCCCCGGCGATGTAGAGTGCCGCTATTCCCTGCAGGATACCGAAAAGTGCCCAAAGGATGATGCTGACAGCAGGTAATGATAAGTCAAAGTCCATAAAGCTGTGGACACCAAGCACGGTAATGGCGCTGGTCAAAGTCCAGACCTTCAGCCATTGATCAGGCCCTAAGCCGCGCCAGCGCCAGCGGAAAATACGAAAGATATAAATAAGAGCGAAAATCCAAATGAAGATATAGGCAAGAAAACCAATGCTGCCGCTTTCTACCCATGTTTGCAGAAAGTGATTATGTACTTCAGTGGTCCAGTAAAGCTCATCTTGATAGAGGTGGTAAAGCGCATTCCAACCGCCGCCGCCGGTACCAAAGATGGGATAATCTTTCACCATGGCAAAGGCGTCTTGATACATATTCACGCGGCCCACCTGGCTGATATCGGTGCTTTGGATAGAGTTCATCTCATTAACCACTGAAGCAGGCAGGAACTGGGCATAAACATTGGGCAGCACCTGGGATGAGTAAATTATGTAGCCGCCTACCACCAGGCATAAATAGATCATAATACCCCAGGCCATGATGGTCTTGGTC is part of the Metallumcola ferriviriculae genome and harbors:
- a CDS encoding CpsD/CapB family tyrosine-protein kinase yields the protein MFSSQQKSKKERWLVTYKQPKTAASEAYRLIRTNLKYSQASGQLQSIMFTSAGPGEGKSTTAANVAVTMAQAGQKTLVIDCDMRKPVQHKIFGLTNIMGVTNLLVEHLLPEEVIQETGIYGLNVITCGPIPPNPSELLGSEGMKDFLQNIRGTYDQIIIDCPPVIAVTDAMVAGALVDGVVLVVKAYDSNVDMVNEAKKLLNSAGAKVIGAVLNKVKAKGKDYYYYHYYDS
- a CDS encoding tyrosine-protein phosphatase, translating into MIDIHCHILPGIDDGAKDIDTAVEMLRIAAADGIKEIITTPHYEDIRYHPTKAEIAAKLELIRPEAEKLGITLYPGMEVYLTPETPRDLKEGRLNTLAGSKYLLVEFPFQEIPPYADKVIFEIMLQGIIPVIAHPERNGGIIAYPNCLVKLLDKGVLTQVNGGSLLGCFGQEVGSCAKKLVKHGMVHFLSSDAHSDKRRTPLLSEAVDKLKEIAGADTAARLLKNSQKLLNNETITSSHQPITRKAALITSLLRRINVF
- a CDS encoding glycosyltransferase family 2 protein — protein: MRETTNKSNHLVSVITPAYNCAEYIEECIGSVLNQTYQNWEMIIVNDKSTDNTQFIVESYAKKDPRIKLFNQEKNAGAAAARNKALELSQGRFVAFLDSDDTWKPNKLERQLEFMLENKYGFTFTSYEIMSDKPLDKKKIFKVPEKINYNKYLKNTIIGNLTVVMDKEILGDIRVEVGYLEDVLTWMKYLREGHIAYGLDENLAMYRVAENSVSSNKFKNAKRYFWCLRKKQKLSLMKSINCQIGYMFNATKKRLL
- a CDS encoding four helix bundle protein; translation: MEETKYQLLLAKDLRYIDEVVYKEVYRRMDEVGRLLGGLIKSLSSGQ
- a CDS encoding O-antigen ligase family protein, producing the protein MARTAPQLKHKTPLNINFKAFSSFGLICILFFSPLFRGLFFAQEYLPAVMAVAVVFFLAAAHRWNTRQGAAISSYLDIAVIAYLIFYLVSLMNAVSIHDAITTTLKVAAYVLIYWTVSRSIEKEKDALTLLNALFAGGLAVAAVGLAASLGVFDYPGAFNGKYILSTFQYPNTLGAVMGVTSVLGFFLWVQSSNSWLKLYYSIAVVLQGITLVAAYSKGALMLYPLAMVMLLLGTPREYFWQMFANQAAALVTVMLASRFFFPAMVDGWGTYQALILAAAILAIITYNVLADVMAKIIDRFDPTEKTKTIMAWGIMIYLCLVVGGYIIYSSQVLPNVYAQFLPASVVNEMNSIQSTDISQVGRVNMYQDAFAMVKDYPIFGTGGGGWNALYHLYQDELYWTTEVHNHFLQTWVESGSIGFLAYIFIWIFALIYIFRIFRWRWRGLGPDQWLKVWTLTSAITVLGVHSFMDFDLSLPAVSIILWALFGILQGIAALYIAGDSWFSIPEIKLTPPWWLMPVAALIITLALFIPANFMYRAGVTAAQGARAMAAQELYAARDYLEKAHRLNPWQPNYLADLAQVNAAIGLKAKDAEKRVQARKIAGEAALKGKYSVPVQQGLVNAYLLLDDMAEALKHTERIVEINPLDVNSYEILSRSYYTSGVRLLKEGRRDKALLMIEQAVELPRQLEQKIASISPDPAVRWQGRELAPTPLLKLTQAQGYLLLENYWQAHAIFLEIKDDEQFGPRALQMAQEAEAVLYGQKDRKDILQLLGISDS
- a CDS encoding polysaccharide biosynthesis protein, with product MLVDAVLINLAMYLALILRFDGFSKIPAAHLASSYQLLPLFTGVLVLTFYFTGLYNRLWRYASIGELLAVTSTVSLGSVIAIAAAYFFSAGTLQFSRGVFVLQWLLNVFLIGGSRLGWRLLRDYGLKPGPTKGGKPILIVGAGDAGAMVAKELKNHYNGQINLVGFIDDDPSKKKLQILGSLVLGGREEIPDIVKQHGVQEIVLAMPSAEGKMIREVVEICHKTDAGVKTIPGMYDLLEGNVTINQIREVQVEDLLGRAPVKVDLDSISHYLKGEVVLLTGAGGSIGSELCRQVAGFSPKKLLLLDVSENNVYDIEMELSNSFPQLDIYPIVKDVRDEQAVEQVFKLHNPKVVFHAAAHKHVPLMEVNPEEAIKNNVMGTYNVASAADKFGANKFVFVSTDKAVNPTSIMGASKRVAEMVIQHLDTVSSTNFVAVRFGNVLGSRGSVVPLFKKQIAEGGPVTVTHEEMVRYFMTIPEAVQLVIQAGAMAKGGEIFVLDMGEPVKIMDLAESLIRLSGFEPQEDIEIVVTGIRPGEKLYEELLTDEEGVNATNHKRIFVARPHDINGKLIEERVNNLRKGITPRNKYETEGFLQTFLPEFRNDESKMTG
- a CDS encoding YveK family protein, which translates into the protein MAEHEKEYYQDEIDLREIILVLFKWKWLIIGITIAAIIAAVVVTGLITPVYQTSAKLKLGNYTGSDYTNTTLAAQVLTAPDTLQQAAEKADSELSGQTLSAKVTASPVKGLNVIDLTIKHSNPEEAAAILNKLMAVYAELEQEDIADDKANIEEEMAAVGTEIGTTQATIDLAKQAIEELNNNTSLSSIERAFIQTNLYSELRSNQETRRSLSEEQRNLQENLENIKSSKVLTTAVVPNVPVKPNGKLNVAIAAVLGLMAGVFLAFAIEYFKDFNLSD
- a CDS encoding GumC family protein, giving the protein MTEIEKQREELADEFEIDLREILKVLLKWKWLIIALTILATATSGVMSFFVLPPVYQARTQLLVRQASQTQTLNKDISNLEDVVNTVSQIPQMTMKNYVSQVKNQGLLTKVIDELELDKSLYNVSSLGRMISVSAISDTNLIQITVTNSDPHLAAKIANTLSGEYVKFITDTIQEQMNQSVDFMQELIDDEEVKLEVVSKKLRNFQSQPRSVEFLDSEVKSVTANLASYRSKYYALQVELERYHTGVARINSQLEEVPETLTYQEVAPVPTAGGDTIVEVQNPNPEYSALVAKLQERQVILIEKQAELSSVERTIGSLQKELVGLQADLAEKRAKENNLTRELERHEQTYALLLEKMTQTQLAKSIDIGQNTLQIMSPAVTPVNPIKPNKQMNIAIAVVLGIMLSVFLAFLLEFFDTSVKSAADLQKRTGLPVLGSVPAHENDLG
- a CDS encoding sugar transferase, which produces MYLKIKRLIDIILSALGLIILSPIFAILIIAIKVDSPGPVLFKQKRVGIHKSHFHILKFRTMRIDTPKDTPTHLLENPDQWITNVGKFLRKTSLDELPQIINIFKGEMSIIGPRPALWNQYDLIEERDKYCANDVPVGLTGWAQINGRDELPIEIKAKLDGEYVQRMSLMMDVKCFFGTIIAVFKSDGVLEGGTASKDKGKSF
- a CDS encoding NAD-dependent epimerase/dehydratase family protein; the protein is MKRVLITGKNSYIGTSFENWLMREPDKYKVDTVDMKDGSWKEKDFSQYDVVFHVAGIAHVSSDPKMEDLYYKVNRDLTIETAEKAKAEGVKQFIFMSSIIVYGDSSSKRIIDKNTVPTPSNFYGNSKLQAEEGIKHLESDDFKTVVLRPPMIYGKGSKGNYPRLANMAKKIAVFPDFDNERSMLHIDNLCEFIKVMIEHEESGLYFPQNKDYVKTSELVSTIAEVHGKKIWMISWMNWLIRMMFGIGVVNKVFGNLVYEKSMSDYDKANYRIRSFRESIELTEK